The sequence TCGTTACCAATTATAGCAGGTAAAATATACAATAGGTCATGCCTAGATTAAAGCCAGAATGGCAGAGGATAACCCCTAGAATTGAACTGGAATAGGTTTTGAACTTAACAAACAGCATATTGACTATAAACATGCTTATGTCTTAACCCCCTGAATGGCTGGACAAAATTGTAAAAACAGTTTAGTCCTACTACATTCAGAAATCATGAGCAAAATAAGGCGAAGTTTCACCCGCGCGGTGGCCGCCCAGAAGACCGCTATTCTATCGTTCAGGAAGCCATCCGCGATGGCCATGCCGAGACATGTCGTAAATACCATCTTTCCCCTTCGTTACTCCGAAAGTGGCGGCTGAAATATTTGAGTAAAGGGAAAGAAGGCCTGAAAGACTCCTATACACGTGTCGATCCCCAACTCCGGGTCTTGGAGGAGGAAAATGAACGATTAAAGCGGATTGTAGCCAAACAGGCCCTGGAACTAGAAATAAAAAGTGAGTTGCTAAAAAAAACGCCTATTCAACTCAGGAGAAGTTAGCAATGATGAAACTGTTCGAAGCCCGCATTAACCGTACCCTGTTATGTCAGTGGCTTGACCTGCCTCGGAGCGTGTATTATTACCAACCCCAAACAGATACTGCGGGTGCCAAACCTAGCCAAACGACGATGAAGTTGGATGGATTCTGCAAAACGAAATCATCAAGGAGGCTTTAGCAAAAAACAGGGCCGCCCTTTAGGTTTGCAGCGTGGTAAAATTCCAAGATCTGGCTAGTTTGCCGAAAGTAAACAAGGTTGGCTTCCCTACAGGGCTGCAGAGGTTTCGCTCTATGCTCAGATTCAGCTCCTACTTTGTCTTTTTTACCTAAGCCTCAACGGGGTGGCCCGAGCCATGGAAATTCGGGCGTGATGGCC comes from Spirosoma aureum and encodes:
- a CDS encoding transposase: MRDGHAETCRKYHLSPSLLRKWRLKYLSKGKEGLKDSYTRVDPQLRVLEEENERLKRIVAKQALELEIKSELLKKTPIQLRRS